From Vitis vinifera cultivar Pinot Noir 40024 chromosome 14, ASM3070453v1, a single genomic window includes:
- the LOC132255019 gene encoding uncharacterized protein LOC132255019, which produces MGCSIINMLYSLDLTLLEVFFGGAKGLVAVWGGWAGLSQHPSRPFSPNYTLKIPGLELRGHLVDWVEKASFACVCKLFEIDPKERAYKTLLSARNLTEVVREPQEYVINILPRKLAKDEIVPGEHYTVKELPLYQEAKEADAERRRKLLEDRDQKKTEGTIRKAPGQKRGPDSPPKKTSGKRGKLVKKHGKDAKEPTPPKEFPPPQTTYEGEVMIEEPVNAAPHSISSGPGRMSGLNHSGPSLVAAARLANVAEEAASINHPGNLNPDAAETAPLEEAGAESQSQPSDDPDRLAIVLVKEPPLKKPRLTRDLQSGLFERLQERQQEIEISCASAHDAHPDGGEVEMATETSAVPAIIPAEDASGPMCPDENMGAPIPGHELPSPSSSEEESADDAAPASPFSYAELEAKLKQITPDWKAIKPSAKMFDMIETLVRGLRSMSQQHALFTQLLQTADYMRTFSSRHQEIENQLRLRMEEAEASLSTMREENEALRVELAEAKGQEESTAGRLHEAEGEAARLRDELSRLRTEVLNEKKQKEDLQLRLDVQKEELEREFAVEREELAADYQRQVDDTFIFGYRCCMKKNGIKRDTPSIPPSEEKKLHEKPAP; this is translated from the exons atgggatgcagcatcatcaaTATGCTGTACAGCCTCGACCTGACGCTACTGgaagtgttcttt ggaggggcgaaggggctggtggcaGTCTGGGGTGGATGGGCGGGGCTATCACAGCATCCGTCGAGGCCTTTTTCTCCGAATTATACCCTAAAAATTCCGG gtttggaattgaggggccaccttgtggattgggtggaaaaggcaTCCTTTGCCTGTGTctgcaaattatttgaaatagatcccaaggagagggcctacaaaacattgcTCTCGGCGCGGAATTTGACAGaggtcgtccgggagccccaggaatatgttatcaacATCCTTCCTAGGAAATTGGCAAAGGATgagatagtgcctggggagcattatacagTGAAAGAGCTCCCCCTCTATCAGGAAGCTAAAGAAGCTGACGCTGAAAGGCGGCGAAAGCTCCTGGAGGATAGAGATCAGAAAAAGACtgaaggcactatccggaaggctcccggacagaagcgGGGTCCGGACTCCCCTCCGAAGAAAACTTCAGGAAAAAGggggaagctggtgaagaagcatgggaaggatgcgaaggaacccactcctcccaaggagtttcctcctccacaaactacctatgagggggaagtaatgatagaggagccagtaaatgctgctccgcattctatctcaagcggccccGGGCGCATGTCGGGGTTGAATCACTCAGGTCCCTCCTTAGTCGCGGCTGCGCGTCTAGCCaacgtggctgaggaagctgcatctatcAACCATCCGGGCAACCTCAATCCGGATGCAGCTGAAACGGccccgttggaggaagcgggggcagaaagccaaagtcagccttccgacgACCCGGATCGCCTGGCTATAGTCCTGGTGAAAGAGCCTCCCCTCAAGAAGCCGCGTTTGACGCGCGATCTACAGTCCGGACTCTTTGAgcggcttcaagagcggcagcaagagattgaaattagctgcgcttctgcccatgacgctcatccggatggaggcgaggtggagatggcTACTGAGACCTCAGCCGTTCCGGCAATAATTCCGGCTGAGGATGCATCCGGACCTATGTGCCCGGACGAAAATATGGGGGCTCCGATTCCGGGACACGAGCTACCCTCTCCTTCCTCATCCGAGGAGGAATCTGCTGATGATGCCGCTCCcgctagccctttcagctacgcggagttggaagctaagttaaagcagattactcctgactggaaagccatcaagccctctgctaagatgtttgatatgatagaaacg ctggtgaggggcctccgcagcatgtctcaacaacacgctctttttactcagctgctgcagaccgcagactatatgaggaccttctcctctcggcaccaagagattgaaaatcaactgcgtctgagaatggaggaggctgaggccagtctatccaccatgcgagaggaaaatgaagccctccgggtggagttggctgaggcaaagggtcaagaagaatcaactgcgggccgccttcatgaggcggagggtgaggcagcccggctaagggatgaattgagtcgactccggacagaagttttgaatgaaaagaaacagaaggaagacttgcagctgcgtctggatgtgcaaaaagaggaacttgaacgggagtttgctgtggaaagggaggaacttgcagcggattaccagagacaagtggatgatacatttatctttgggtatcgctgctgcatgaagaagaacggtataaagcgagataccccttcaattcctccaagtgaagaaaagaagctccatgagaaacctgctccctga